The proteins below are encoded in one region of Sphingobium yanoikuyae:
- a CDS encoding glycoside hydrolase family 5 protein: protein MKKMGGGVAAAVVALAATGVLAAVTLSGGEADAPDARVITIPSSSSSASAASTGTSATVPTTTAAQAYAAAAAAAVPAATATSRSKVLPGINISGGEFGGTGGKLGTNYIYPSTAEMRSYAAQGFKLLRVPFRWERLQPNLYGPLSEVDRKALKSVVTQANALGLTVILDMHNYGARQVKGSAALVGSGTLATTALTNAWVKIMEDYRSNPKVWIGLMNEPNRQTAAQWWAIAGQVTKGIRAQKISNKLLIPGTAWTGAHNWVSSGNAAQAVKFVDPGKNYAFEVHQYLDAWSTGTTDKCEVKAGQRVNAALTWAEKYKVKLLFGEIGASGQPQCAKEYPDMLRRLKTSSAVLGWTAWGGGAWWAYDYMFRLQSRTTTPTAHMKLLLANMP from the coding sequence ATGAAGAAGATGGGGGGCGGCGTTGCCGCCGCTGTGGTTGCGCTGGCCGCGACGGGTGTTCTTGCGGCCGTTACACTATCGGGGGGCGAGGCGGATGCGCCGGACGCACGGGTGATCACCATCCCGTCATCGTCCAGTTCTGCGTCAGCCGCCAGCACTGGCACCAGCGCGACGGTGCCGACCACGACGGCGGCGCAGGCCTATGCTGCGGCGGCAGCGGCCGCCGTGCCGGCGGCTACGGCGACCAGCAGGTCCAAGGTGCTGCCGGGCATCAATATCTCTGGCGGCGAATTTGGCGGCACCGGTGGCAAGCTGGGCACAAACTATATCTATCCCAGCACGGCGGAAATGCGCAGCTATGCGGCGCAGGGCTTCAAGCTGCTGCGCGTGCCGTTCCGCTGGGAACGGTTGCAGCCCAATCTCTACGGCCCCTTGTCGGAGGTCGATCGCAAGGCACTGAAGTCGGTGGTGACCCAGGCCAATGCGCTGGGCCTGACGGTGATCCTGGACATGCATAATTATGGTGCGCGCCAGGTGAAGGGCTCTGCGGCCTTGGTCGGCAGCGGCACGCTGGCGACGACGGCGCTGACCAATGCCTGGGTCAAGATCATGGAGGATTATCGGTCCAACCCCAAGGTCTGGATCGGCCTGATGAACGAGCCCAATCGCCAGACGGCGGCGCAATGGTGGGCCATTGCCGGGCAGGTGACCAAGGGTATCCGCGCCCAGAAGATCAGCAACAAGCTGCTGATCCCCGGCACGGCCTGGACCGGGGCGCATAATTGGGTGAGTTCGGGCAATGCGGCGCAGGCGGTGAAGTTCGTCGATCCCGGCAAGAATTACGCGTTTGAAGTGCATCAATATCTGGATGCCTGGTCGACCGGCACCACCGACAAGTGCGAGGTCAAGGCCGGCCAGCGCGTGAATGCGGCGCTGACCTGGGCCGAGAAATACAAGGTGAAGCTGCTCTTCGGCGAGATTGGCGCGTCGGGCCAGCCGCAATGCGCGAAGGAATATCCCGACATGCTGCGCCGTCTGAAGACGTCGTCGGCGGTGCTGGGCTGGACCGCCTGGGGCGGCGGCGCCTGGTGGGCCTATGACTATATGTTCCGTCTCCAGTCGCGTACGACCACGCCGACGGCACATATGAAGCTGCTGCTCGCCAACATGCCCTGA
- a CDS encoding GIY-YIG nuclease family protein, producing the protein MTEEEKWAAIAAYREQKVESGIYALSCLPSGQRWVGSALNLATIRNRLWFTLRLGHDRHPGLQDAWNAHGEDGFDFEILERLKADDLGAGRDRRLKERLLQWAEELQATRI; encoded by the coding sequence ATGACCGAAGAGGAAAAGTGGGCCGCGATCGCCGCCTACAGGGAGCAGAAAGTCGAAAGCGGCATCTATGCCCTATCTTGCCTACCCTCTGGCCAGCGCTGGGTCGGCAGCGCGCTCAATCTCGCCACGATCCGCAACCGGCTCTGGTTCACCCTGCGACTGGGCCATGATCGGCACCCTGGCCTGCAGGACGCCTGGAATGCCCATGGCGAAGACGGCTTCGACTTCGAGATTCTCGAACGACTGAAAGCGGATGATCTCGGCGCCGGCCGCGACCGCCGGTTGAAGGAGCGCCTGCTCCAATGGGCGGAAGAGTTGCAGGCGACGCGGATCTGA
- a CDS encoding HD-GYP domain-containing protein, with amino-acid sequence MLKKIRTQDVKLGMFLHKLDGSWFSHPFWKRKMLLDDPEQLADLHASKVEWVTIDVSRGADVAPAQPVPSRVVQMAEPRERVFGRAGPTIVRRAAPQPVDRPFDPLSKDKLPIRAEMVHAQRLARKSGRTMRKLYEDVRLGKAVKAAKLETMVDEISSSVQRNPHAFMAITRMKNSGEYLYQHALSVCALMIGLAQQMHLSPEDIRKAGLAGLLMDMGMAHVPQEVWDKDAPLTPEEWDVVKSHTTLAHEFLTLGGEMPAEVLDVCLNHHERLDGSGYPNGLAGEQIGMFARMAAICDSYDAMTSNRLHRSGEDPSRALLKIDEDGGALFDAEIFQAFQRAVGIYPIGSLVRLRSHRLAIVVEQNPDDLTLPKVRPFYSLSDRAFEKSEDIDLGNCFGADQIITRETPEGWDMSEWPAMSAKLLAVAS; translated from the coding sequence ATGTTGAAAAAAATCCGCACCCAGGACGTGAAACTGGGGATGTTCTTGCACAAGCTGGACGGGTCGTGGTTTTCCCACCCCTTCTGGAAACGCAAGATGCTGCTCGACGATCCCGAGCAACTGGCGGACCTGCATGCCAGCAAGGTCGAGTGGGTGACGATCGACGTGTCGCGCGGTGCGGATGTGGCCCCGGCCCAGCCGGTGCCATCCCGCGTGGTGCAGATGGCCGAGCCGCGCGAACGGGTGTTCGGTCGCGCCGGGCCGACGATCGTGCGCCGCGCCGCGCCCCAGCCGGTCGACCGTCCCTTCGATCCGCTGTCCAAGGACAAGCTGCCGATCCGCGCCGAGATGGTCCATGCCCAGCGGCTGGCGCGCAAGTCGGGTCGCACCATGCGCAAGCTCTATGAGGATGTGCGGCTGGGCAAGGCGGTGAAGGCGGCCAAGCTGGAAACCATGGTCGACGAGATTTCCAGCTCCGTGCAGCGCAACCCGCATGCCTTCATGGCGATCACGCGGATGAAGAATAGCGGCGAATATCTGTATCAGCATGCGCTGTCGGTCTGCGCGCTGATGATCGGCCTTGCCCAGCAGATGCACCTGTCGCCCGAGGATATCCGCAAGGCTGGCCTGGCCGGCCTGCTGATGGACATGGGCATGGCCCATGTGCCGCAGGAAGTGTGGGACAAGGATGCGCCGCTGACGCCGGAGGAGTGGGACGTGGTCAAGAGCCACACCACGCTGGCGCATGAATTCCTGACCCTGGGCGGCGAAATGCCGGCGGAAGTGCTGGACGTGTGCCTCAACCATCATGAGCGGCTGGACGGCAGCGGCTATCCCAATGGCCTGGCCGGCGAGCAGATCGGCATGTTCGCGCGCATGGCCGCGATCTGCGACAGCTATGACGCCATGACGTCCAATCGCTTGCACCGCAGTGGCGAAGACCCGTCGCGCGCCTTGCTGAAGATCGACGAGGATGGCGGCGCGCTGTTCGACGCGGAAATCTTTCAGGCGTTCCAGCGCGCGGTCGGCATCTATCCGATCGGGTCGCTGGTGCGGCTGCGATCGCACCGGCTGGCGATCGTGGTCGAGCAGAATCCCGATGACCTGACCCTGCCCAAGGTCCGCCCCTTCTATTCGCTCTCCGACCGGGCGTTCGAGAAGAGCGAGGATATTGACCTCGGCAATTGCTTCGGCGCGGATCAGATCATTACCCGCGAGACGCCCGAAGGATGGGACATGAGCGAATGGCCGGCGATGAGTGCCAAGCTGCTGGCAGTCGCAAGCTGA
- a CDS encoding YciI family protein: protein MRVMVLVKATQDSEAGGPPDPEMMAAMGRFNDELEAAGILRMADGLLPSSHGKRIAFDGTDRRVIDGPFPQVGELVAGFWLWEVADMDEAVAWAKRCPNPMPGPSEIEIRPFYEWA from the coding sequence ATGCGCGTGATGGTGCTTGTGAAGGCGACGCAGGACAGCGAGGCAGGCGGCCCGCCCGACCCGGAGATGATGGCGGCGATGGGCCGCTTCAACGACGAACTGGAAGCGGCCGGCATATTGCGCATGGCCGACGGCCTGCTCCCCTCTTCCCATGGCAAGCGTATCGCCTTCGACGGCACCGATCGCCGCGTCATCGACGGCCCCTTTCCCCAGGTCGGCGAACTGGTCGCCGGCTTCTGGCTGTGGGAGGTGGCCGACATGGACGAAGCGGTCGCCTGGGCGAAACGCTGCCCCAATCCCATGCCCGGCCCCAGCGAGATCGAAATCAGGCCCTTCTACGAATGGGCCTAG
- a CDS encoding 2OG-Fe(II) oxygenase produces MTSPTVSHARQLAASGQVAQAVARLEQASSQGDVDALFCLATWHLAGHGVARDLERARGLLRRAVEIGHVDAALMEIALTANGSGGPVDWREALARLKIAAQGDPVAQQQLALINRMALAPDGAPVAVPAGEALAGGWDVRLFRQFLTGDECHHVIREGQALLEPAMVIDPRSGRPMPHPVRTSDGGIFGPAREDLVIQAINRRIAAASGTMLSGGEPLTLLRYAVGQQYRQHHDCLPHVRNQRAWTMLIYLNEGYAGGETIFPRLGLSVKGRKGDALLFRNTDAQGQAAEAAVHLGAPVMAGQKWLCTRWIRHDRHNPWNP; encoded by the coding sequence ATGACTTCCCCCACCGTTTCCCATGCCCGGCAACTGGCCGCATCCGGCCAAGTGGCGCAGGCTGTCGCCCGGCTGGAACAGGCATCGTCGCAGGGCGATGTCGATGCGCTCTTCTGCCTCGCCACCTGGCATCTGGCGGGCCATGGCGTGGCGCGCGATCTGGAGCGGGCGAGGGGCCTGCTGCGCCGCGCGGTCGAGATCGGCCATGTCGATGCGGCGCTGATGGAAATCGCGCTGACCGCCAATGGCAGCGGCGGGCCGGTCGACTGGAGGGAGGCGCTGGCCCGGTTGAAGATTGCGGCGCAGGGGGATCCGGTTGCGCAGCAGCAACTGGCGCTGATCAATCGCATGGCATTGGCCCCGGACGGTGCGCCTGTGGCCGTGCCCGCGGGCGAAGCGCTGGCCGGTGGCTGGGATGTCCGGCTGTTCCGCCAGTTCCTGACGGGCGACGAATGCCATCATGTCATCAGAGAAGGCCAGGCGCTGCTGGAACCGGCGATGGTGATCGATCCGCGCAGTGGCCGGCCCATGCCGCATCCGGTCCGCACGTCGGATGGCGGGATTTTCGGCCCGGCGCGCGAGGATCTGGTGATCCAGGCGATCAACCGGCGGATTGCGGCGGCAAGCGGGACGATGCTGTCGGGCGGCGAGCCGCTGACATTGCTGCGCTATGCCGTCGGCCAGCAATATCGGCAGCATCATGATTGCCTGCCTCATGTCCGCAACCAGCGGGCATGGACGATGCTGATCTATCTCAACGAAGGCTATGCCGGCGGGGAAACGATCTTCCCGCGGCTGGGCCTGTCGGTGAAGGGGCGGAAGGGCGATGCCTTGCTGTTCCGCAACACCGATGCGCAGGGGCAGGCGGCGGAAGCTGCCGTGCATCTGGGCGCGCCGGTCATGGCGGGACAGAAATGGCTATGCACCCGCTGGATCAGGCATGATCGTCACAATCCCTGGAACCCGTGA
- a CDS encoding TonB-dependent receptor domain-containing protein — protein sequence MAQGSSATPQTTEADRNPEATGEVASSIVVTGSRIRRPNLEANAPITTISGEQFFETGQLSVGDTLNELPQLRSTFSQQNSTRFLGTRGLNLLDLYGLGTQRTLVLVNGRRHVGSDVLSNGVSPDTNTFPTDLIERVDVMTGGASSVYGSDAIAGVVNFVLKQDYEGVQVRGQNGASKYGDAGNRYASILAGKNFADGRGNIAINVEYAQSDDFYGSNRPTMRQNDAFIVVDTDPAGTANGSDGVFDRQFFRDVRSATISLGGQTGIFQSAGNAACGRDAVGAAFVCNMLFQPDGTLVPQTGERIGLGPNGNYVGGNGTSSREGKLLALSPNLERISVNLMGHYEFSPSFVPFWEAKYVRADAYGSQSGPFFSQGTTLGDPGGRERIRLDNPFLSDQARTLLTQQLLATTVNANTGAALTAAQLDAQRAAINAGTFRFNLRRNWVDFGIRDEAIRRETYRAVVGVRGDFNDDWNYELSVNYGEHREKNVVKGNVNVQRYLLGIDTTRDAAGNIVCRSKLNPAGTVDYGADAAILAADIAACVPINPFGQGSVSQAARNYVLMDTVATGKIKQFVASGFVAGDTSAWFELPGGPVGFSVGGEYRREKVYYDLDELTQQGYAFYNAIPTFRAPAFEVKELYGEISVPILKDVPFFKELTANASGRVSDYKGATGTVYTWGTELTWTPVQDIRFRGTYNKAIRAPNVVDLYSEQSQNFAPAPNDPCSLRNIGTGSSYREANCRAAGVPTNYDFVYTSSIELISGGNPNLREETSTSWTVGGVLQPRWIPGLSLSVDYFNIKVDDVITAPSAQQILNACYDAPNLDNPFCGLFTRNGATEGPSGEAAYQVLQGSLQQTTLNYAKLTAEGINAELNYRHDFSWGSAGFKTVYTRMIKRNEYLNPADPSFRNQILEELGDPKNQVNFNGDVKFGKLTIGYQMRWIDKMYLNTYEDYNSVNGLPPQNADYASLKKYPDVFYHDARMGYDVTEKFNIYVGVDNIGNRAPPFGLTGVGAGSGIYDVRGRYGYIGAVAKF from the coding sequence ATGGCGCAGGGGAGCAGCGCCACGCCGCAGACGACCGAAGCCGATCGCAATCCGGAAGCGACCGGGGAGGTCGCGTCGTCGATCGTCGTGACCGGTTCGCGCATTCGTCGTCCGAATCTGGAAGCCAATGCGCCGATCACCACCATTTCGGGCGAGCAGTTCTTCGAGACGGGCCAGCTGTCGGTCGGTGATACGCTGAACGAGCTGCCGCAGCTGCGCAGCACCTTCAGCCAGCAGAACTCGACCCGCTTCCTCGGCACGCGCGGCCTTAACCTGCTCGACCTCTACGGCCTGGGCACGCAGCGCACCCTGGTGCTGGTCAATGGTCGCCGCCATGTCGGTTCCGACGTTCTGTCGAACGGCGTGTCGCCCGACACCAACACCTTCCCGACCGACCTGATCGAACGCGTCGACGTGATGACCGGTGGCGCATCGTCGGTCTATGGTTCGGACGCGATCGCCGGTGTGGTCAACTTCGTGCTGAAGCAGGACTATGAAGGCGTCCAGGTGCGCGGCCAGAATGGCGCGAGCAAATATGGCGATGCCGGCAACCGCTATGCTTCGATCCTGGCGGGCAAGAATTTCGCCGATGGCCGCGGCAATATCGCGATCAACGTCGAATATGCCCAGTCGGACGATTTCTACGGTTCCAACCGTCCGACCATGCGCCAGAATGATGCGTTCATCGTCGTCGACACCGACCCGGCCGGCACCGCCAACGGTTCGGACGGCGTGTTCGATCGCCAGTTCTTCCGCGACGTGCGTTCGGCCACCATCTCGCTGGGCGGCCAGACCGGCATCTTCCAGAGCGCCGGCAACGCGGCCTGCGGTCGTGATGCGGTAGGCGCGGCCTTTGTCTGCAACATGCTGTTCCAGCCCGACGGCACGCTGGTGCCGCAGACCGGTGAGCGCATCGGCCTGGGCCCCAACGGCAATTATGTCGGTGGCAACGGCACGAGCAGCCGCGAAGGCAAGCTGCTGGCACTGAGCCCCAATCTGGAACGCATTTCGGTCAACCTGATGGGCCATTATGAGTTCAGCCCGTCCTTTGTGCCCTTCTGGGAAGCGAAATATGTCCGGGCCGACGCCTATGGTTCGCAGAGCGGTCCCTTCTTCTCGCAGGGCACGACGCTGGGCGATCCGGGCGGCCGCGAACGCATCCGTCTCGACAACCCGTTCCTGTCGGACCAGGCCCGCACGCTCCTGACCCAGCAGTTGCTGGCGACGACCGTCAACGCCAATACCGGCGCAGCCCTGACGGCGGCGCAGCTCGACGCGCAGCGCGCCGCGATCAACGCCGGCACGTTCCGGTTCAACCTGCGTCGCAACTGGGTCGACTTCGGCATTCGTGACGAAGCCATCCGTCGTGAAACCTATCGCGCCGTCGTCGGTGTCCGCGGCGACTTCAACGACGACTGGAACTACGAACTGTCCGTCAACTATGGCGAGCATCGCGAGAAGAATGTCGTCAAGGGCAATGTCAACGTCCAGCGCTACCTGCTGGGCATCGACACCACCCGCGACGCCGCCGGCAACATCGTCTGCCGTTCGAAGCTGAATCCGGCCGGCACGGTCGACTATGGCGCGGATGCGGCCATCCTGGCCGCCGACATTGCGGCATGCGTTCCGATCAATCCCTTCGGCCAGGGCTCGGTCTCGCAGGCTGCGCGCAACTATGTGCTGATGGACACGGTCGCGACCGGCAAGATCAAGCAGTTCGTGGCGTCCGGCTTCGTGGCGGGCGACACCAGCGCCTGGTTCGAACTGCCCGGCGGCCCGGTCGGCTTCTCGGTCGGTGGCGAATATCGCCGCGAGAAGGTCTATTATGACCTGGATGAGCTGACCCAGCAGGGCTACGCCTTCTACAACGCGATCCCGACCTTCCGCGCCCCGGCGTTCGAAGTGAAGGAGCTGTACGGCGAAATCAGCGTGCCGATCCTGAAGGACGTTCCCTTCTTCAAGGAACTGACCGCCAATGCCTCGGGCCGCGTGTCCGACTATAAGGGCGCGACCGGCACCGTCTACACCTGGGGCACGGAACTGACCTGGACCCCGGTTCAGGACATCCGCTTCCGCGGCACCTACAACAAGGCGATCCGTGCGCCCAACGTGGTCGATCTCTATTCGGAGCAGAGCCAGAATTTCGCGCCTGCGCCGAACGATCCCTGCTCGCTGCGCAACATCGGTACCGGTTCCTCCTATCGCGAGGCCAATTGCCGTGCGGCCGGCGTGCCGACCAACTATGACTTCGTCTACACCTCGTCGATCGAGCTGATTTCGGGCGGTAACCCCAATCTGCGGGAAGAAACCTCGACCAGCTGGACTGTCGGTGGCGTTCTGCAGCCCCGCTGGATTCCGGGCCTGTCGCTGTCGGTCGACTATTTCAACATCAAGGTGGACGACGTCATCACCGCGCCGTCGGCCCAGCAGATCCTGAACGCCTGCTATGACGCACCCAATCTGGACAATCCGTTCTGCGGCCTGTTCACGCGTAACGGCGCGACCGAAGGTCCGTCGGGCGAAGCGGCCTATCAGGTGCTTCAGGGTTCGTTGCAGCAGACCACGCTCAACTATGCGAAGCTGACCGCGGAAGGCATCAACGCCGAACTCAACTATCGTCATGATTTCAGCTGGGGTTCGGCTGGTTTCAAGACGGTCTACACGCGCATGATCAAGCGGAACGAATATCTCAATCCGGCTGATCCGAGCTTCCGCAACCAGATCCTGGAAGAACTGGGTGATCCCAAGAACCAGGTCAACTTCAACGGCGACGTGAAGTTCGGCAAGCTGACGATCGGCTATCAGATGCGCTGGATCGACAAGATGTACCTCAACACCTATGAGGACTATAACTCGGTCAACGGGCTGCCGCCGCAGAATGCGGACTATGCCTCGCTCAAGAAATATCCCGACGTCTTCTATCATGACGCACGTATGGGCTATGACGTGACCGAAAAGTTCAACATCTATGTCGGTGTCGACAATATCGGTAACCGCGCACCGCCCTTCGGCCTGACCGGCGTGGGTGCGGGTTCGGGCATCTACGACGTCCGCGGCCGCTATGGCTATATCGGCGCCGTCGCCAAGTTCTGA
- a CDS encoding heavy metal-binding domain-containing protein: protein MNDVCLNCNATITPGSTFKLPNPRKSPETVAYVNFIHEANYPDLCEKCGPGLIQDAYIIIDRKISEQLEMIQARIVDYPMFTMSWLPASIDVRFKGMITANVTVGTGFFSEFSQGFSDFTGAVNVKSGMSHKVNKGEAAARSILVEKAMALGANCIIGVDIDYGTTANNAATINMQGTAALVSNLEALVHIDELAKAHELQQAYDRVAELRRWSAGQILATFAA, encoded by the coding sequence ATGAATGACGTTTGCCTGAATTGTAACGCGACGATTACGCCGGGTTCCACTTTCAAGCTTCCAAATCCCCGCAAGTCACCTGAAACGGTCGCCTATGTAAATTTTATTCACGAAGCCAATTATCCCGATCTCTGCGAAAAGTGCGGTCCCGGCCTGATCCAAGACGCTTACATCATTATCGACCGCAAAATTTCTGAGCAGCTTGAGATGATCCAAGCGCGGATCGTCGATTATCCCATGTTCACGATGTCATGGCTTCCGGCATCGATTGACGTCCGTTTCAAGGGGATGATCACCGCAAATGTGACCGTCGGAACGGGATTTTTCAGCGAATTCAGTCAGGGATTCTCTGATTTCACTGGGGCGGTGAACGTCAAGTCGGGCATGAGCCACAAGGTCAACAAGGGAGAGGCCGCAGCCCGCTCCATCCTTGTTGAAAAGGCAATGGCTTTGGGAGCAAATTGCATCATCGGCGTCGATATCGATTACGGAACGACGGCGAACAACGCTGCGACCATAAACATGCAGGGCACCGCTGCGCTGGTCTCAAACCTTGAAGCCCTTGTGCATATCGACGAACTCGCGAAAGCGCACGAACTTCAGCAAGCTTACGATCGCGTGGCGGAATTGAGGCGTTGGAGCGCTGGTCAAATATTGGCCACTTTTGCTGCCTGA
- a CDS encoding DUF6950 family protein — translation MTLIDRVAATQKTIDDFLHVDFQWGTADCGQLAGRHVEALGLTSRLAEAPNYKTERGARRALSALSVSSMEELVDGHGFERIAPASALVGDIVGFPGGTDEKPWTALGIHCGGDRILGFADVAGSGPTAEYGPLSVCTIAWRVI, via the coding sequence ATGACCTTGATTGACCGTGTGGCTGCCACCCAGAAGACTATTGATGACTTCCTTCATGTAGATTTCCAGTGGGGGACCGCCGATTGCGGCCAACTGGCGGGCCGCCATGTCGAGGCTCTGGGCCTGACTTCTCGCCTTGCCGAAGCCCCCAATTACAAGACCGAACGGGGCGCGCGGCGCGCGCTCTCGGCCCTGTCCGTTTCGTCAATGGAAGAACTGGTCGACGGCCACGGGTTCGAGCGCATCGCGCCTGCGTCCGCGCTTGTCGGTGACATTGTTGGTTTCCCCGGTGGAACGGACGAAAAACCTTGGACAGCGCTTGGCATCCATTGCGGTGGTGATCGCATCCTTGGGTTTGCTGATGTCGCGGGCAGTGGTCCCACGGCCGAATATGGCCCGCTGTCTGTTTGCACGATCGCTTGGAGGGTCATCTAA